One region of Streptomyces subrutilus genomic DNA includes:
- a CDS encoding shikimate kinase, which translates to MTGAPTTPGGPVVVLVGPPGSGKSTVGRLIAERLGVAYRDTDADIVAAQGREISDIFVDEGEPYFRELERRAVAAGVAAHTGVLSLGGGAILDPGTRDLLAGLPVAYLSMEVESAVRRAGLGAARPLLAVNPRRQWRELMDARRPLYTEVARVVVATDDRTPEEVAQAVLDALELKDV; encoded by the coding sequence GTGACGGGCGCACCCACCACCCCGGGCGGGCCGGTCGTCGTGCTCGTCGGGCCCCCGGGGTCCGGCAAGTCCACGGTGGGCCGGCTGATCGCCGAGCGGCTCGGCGTCGCCTACCGGGACACCGACGCGGACATCGTCGCCGCCCAGGGCCGGGAGATCTCCGACATCTTCGTCGACGAGGGCGAGCCGTACTTCCGTGAGCTGGAGCGCCGGGCGGTCGCCGCCGGCGTCGCCGCGCACACCGGAGTCCTCTCCCTCGGCGGCGGCGCGATCCTCGACCCGGGCACCCGCGACCTGTTGGCCGGGCTGCCCGTCGCGTACCTGTCGATGGAGGTCGAGTCGGCCGTCCGGCGGGCCGGCCTCGGCGCCGCCCGCCCGCTGCTGGCCGTCAACCCGCGCCGCCAGTGGCGCGAGCTGATGGACGCCCGCCGCCCCCTGTACACCGAAGTCGCGCGCGTCGTGGTGGCCACCGACGACCGCACCCCCGAAGAGGTCGCCCAGGCGGTCCTCGACGCTCTGGAGTTGAAGGACGTATGA
- the aroC gene encoding chorismate synthase, whose amino-acid sequence MSRLRWLTAGESHGPALVATLEGLPAGVPVTTELVADHLARRRLGYGRGARMKFEQDEITFLGGVRHGLSLGSPVAVMVGNSEWPKWETVMSADPVDPSLLKDTGRNAPLTRPRPGHADLAGMQKYGFDEARPILERASARETAARVALGAIARSFIKEVAGIEIVSHVVELAAAKAPYGVYPTPADVDRLDADPVRCLDADASKAMVAEIDQAHKDGDTLGGVVEVLAYGVPVGLGSHVHWDRRLDARLAAALMGIQAIKGVEVGDGFELARVPGSKAHDEIVSTPEGLKRTSGRSGGTEGGLTTGELLRVRAAMKPIATVPRALATVDVATGEATVAHHQRSDVCAVPAAGIVAEAMVALVLADAVVEKFGGDSVPETRRNVRAYLDNLQIR is encoded by the coding sequence TTGAGCAGGTTGCGTTGGCTGACCGCCGGGGAGTCCCACGGACCGGCACTGGTGGCGACGCTGGAGGGGCTTCCCGCCGGCGTTCCGGTCACCACCGAGCTGGTGGCCGACCACCTGGCCCGGCGTCGGCTCGGCTATGGCCGCGGTGCCCGGATGAAGTTCGAGCAGGACGAGATCACCTTCCTCGGCGGCGTCCGGCACGGTCTGTCGCTGGGTTCCCCCGTGGCCGTCATGGTCGGCAACAGCGAGTGGCCCAAGTGGGAGACCGTCATGTCGGCCGACCCGGTCGACCCCTCGCTGCTCAAGGACACCGGCCGCAACGCGCCGCTGACCCGTCCGCGGCCCGGCCACGCCGACCTCGCGGGCATGCAGAAGTACGGCTTCGACGAGGCCCGGCCGATCCTGGAGCGCGCCAGCGCCCGGGAGACCGCCGCCCGTGTCGCCCTCGGCGCCATCGCCCGGTCCTTCATCAAGGAGGTCGCGGGCATCGAGATCGTCTCGCACGTGGTGGAACTCGCCGCGGCCAAGGCCCCGTACGGCGTCTACCCGACCCCCGCCGACGTCGACAGGCTCGACGCCGACCCGGTGCGCTGCCTCGACGCGGACGCCAGCAAGGCGATGGTCGCGGAGATCGACCAGGCCCACAAGGACGGCGACACCCTGGGCGGCGTCGTCGAGGTCCTCGCGTACGGGGTCCCGGTCGGCCTCGGCTCGCACGTCCACTGGGACCGCCGCCTCGACGCCCGCCTCGCGGCCGCGCTCATGGGCATCCAGGCCATCAAGGGCGTCGAGGTCGGCGACGGCTTCGAGCTGGCCCGCGTACCCGGCTCGAAGGCGCACGACGAGATCGTCTCCACCCCCGAGGGCCTCAAGCGGACCTCCGGCCGCTCCGGCGGCACCGAGGGCGGTCTGACCACCGGCGAGCTGCTGCGGGTGCGGGCCGCCATGAAGCCCATCGCGACCGTGCCGAGGGCGCTCGCCACCGTGGACGTGGCGACCGGCGAGGCGACGGTGGCCCACCACCAGCGCTCCGACGTGTGCGCCGTTCCGGCCGCCGGCATCGTGGCCGAGGCCATGGTCGCCCTGGTGCTGGCCGACGCCGTGGTCGAGAAGTTCGGCGGCGACTCCGTGCCCGAGACCCGCCGCAACGTCCGCGCGTACCTCGACAACCTGCAGATCCGGTGA
- a CDS encoding shikimate dehydrogenase, with protein sequence MSRTRAAVLGSPIEHSLSPVLHRAAYQELGLADWSYDRFEVDEAALPGFIAALGPEWAGLSLTMPLKRAVIPLLDAVSDTAASVEAVNTVVFTEDGRRLGDNTDIPGIVAALHERGIEKVPSAAILGAGATASSALAALSRICTGEVTAYVRSRARADEMRQWGERLGVPVRTADWSEAAAALAAPLVVATTPAGATDELAAAVPDAPGTLFDVLYDPWPTALAASWSQRGGTVIGGLDLLVHQAVLQVEQMTGSDRGPLAAIRAAAERALAAR encoded by the coding sequence ATGTCACGCACAAGGGCCGCGGTGCTGGGTTCGCCCATCGAGCACTCCCTCTCACCGGTGCTGCACCGCGCCGCCTACCAGGAGCTCGGCCTCGCCGACTGGTCGTACGACCGCTTCGAGGTCGACGAGGCCGCGCTCCCGGGGTTCATCGCCGCACTCGGCCCCGAGTGGGCCGGGCTGTCCCTGACGATGCCGCTCAAGCGGGCCGTCATCCCGCTGCTCGACGCCGTCAGCGACACCGCCGCCTCGGTCGAGGCGGTCAACACCGTCGTCTTCACCGAGGACGGCCGCCGGCTCGGCGACAACACCGACATCCCGGGCATCGTCGCCGCGCTCCACGAGCGCGGCATCGAGAAGGTGCCGTCCGCCGCGATCCTGGGCGCCGGGGCCACCGCCTCCTCCGCCCTGGCCGCCCTCTCCAGGATCTGCACCGGCGAGGTGACCGCGTACGTCCGCTCCCGGGCGCGCGCCGACGAGATGCGGCAGTGGGGCGAGCGGCTCGGCGTCCCCGTCCGTACGGCCGACTGGTCCGAGGCGGCCGCGGCGCTGGCCGCGCCGCTGGTCGTCGCCACGACCCCGGCCGGGGCGACCGACGAACTGGCCGCGGCCGTACCCGATGCGCCGGGCACCCTCTTCGACGTCCTCTACGACCCCTGGCCGACCGCCCTCGCGGCGTCCTGGTCGCAGCGGGGCGGCACGGTCATCGGAGGCCTGGACCTGCTGGTCCATCAGGCCGTGCTCCAGGTCGAGCAGATGACGGGGAGCGACCGGGGGCCGCTCGCCGCCATCCGTGCCGCCGCGGAGCGGGCGCTCGCCGCCCGCTAG
- the mltG gene encoding endolytic transglycosylase MltG: MTEYGRGRGPEPWHPEDPLYGDQGWTGHQTQQGQAPYADAQQGYPQEQQYQQQYPEQQQYAQQSQYDQQYPQQQGQHPQHPQEQGQYQQYAQQQAYVPQAPQQPQYDSQGWDTGQGQYAVPAPAEPYAGADPYTGADPYAQQAVAGYPGEAPDLYSTPEAYPPPQPPGRRHLEPEPVEQEDEASDGSCADGGRDGDEPSGGGRRGGRSKGGKGGKAKERSGAACLVASLVIMAVLGGGGYYGYTYLKDRFATAEDFAGEGVGETVDVEIPPGSSLAKMGNILKKHGIVASVEAFTTAANINPKGKSIQAGVYPLKKKMSAAAAVAVMVDPTKLNVITVPEGKRNVEVYKAIDTRLGKPAGTTEGIAKREAKNLGLPAWAGNNPKLIDPLEGFLYPARYDISKDSTPESLLKQMVKNASDKYSELGLEGKAKELGLENPLQVVTVASLVNAEGKNHEDFRKMSEVVYNRLKKTNDVTNQKLEFDSTFNYIKGTSDINFSMKEARSLDNPYNTHFVKGLPPGPIGNPGADALSATLNPDHGGWMFFVSVDGVTTTFTQTYEEHQTLVAEFLERQKKKNGG, from the coding sequence ATGACTGAGTATGGCCGGGGCCGTGGCCCCGAACCGTGGCACCCGGAGGATCCCCTGTACGGGGACCAGGGGTGGACCGGGCACCAGACCCAGCAGGGCCAGGCGCCGTACGCCGATGCGCAGCAGGGGTACCCGCAGGAACAGCAGTACCAGCAGCAGTACCCCGAGCAGCAGCAGTACGCGCAGCAGTCGCAGTACGACCAGCAGTACCCGCAACAGCAGGGGCAGCACCCGCAGCACCCGCAGGAGCAGGGGCAGTACCAGCAGTACGCCCAGCAGCAGGCCTACGTCCCGCAGGCGCCGCAGCAGCCCCAGTACGACTCCCAGGGCTGGGACACCGGCCAGGGGCAGTACGCGGTTCCCGCTCCGGCGGAGCCCTACGCGGGGGCGGACCCGTACACGGGCGCGGACCCCTACGCCCAGCAGGCCGTCGCCGGCTACCCGGGCGAGGCCCCCGACCTGTACTCCACGCCCGAGGCCTACCCGCCGCCGCAGCCCCCGGGCCGGCGCCACTTGGAGCCCGAGCCGGTCGAGCAGGAGGACGAGGCTTCCGACGGGTCCTGCGCCGACGGCGGCCGTGACGGTGACGAGCCGTCCGGCGGCGGTCGCCGGGGCGGCCGCTCCAAGGGCGGCAAGGGCGGCAAGGCCAAGGAGCGCAGCGGCGCCGCGTGCCTGGTCGCCTCCCTGGTCATCATGGCGGTGCTCGGGGGTGGCGGCTACTACGGCTACACCTACCTGAAGGACCGGTTCGCCACGGCCGAGGACTTCGCGGGCGAGGGCGTCGGCGAGACGGTCGACGTGGAGATCCCCCCGGGCTCCTCGCTGGCCAAGATGGGCAACATCCTCAAGAAGCACGGCATCGTCGCGAGCGTGGAGGCCTTCACCACCGCGGCGAACATCAACCCCAAGGGCAAGTCGATCCAGGCGGGCGTCTACCCCCTGAAGAAGAAGATGTCGGCCGCGGCCGCCGTCGCCGTCATGGTCGACCCCACCAAGCTGAACGTGATCACGGTTCCCGAGGGCAAGCGGAACGTCGAGGTCTACAAGGCCATCGACACCCGGCTCGGCAAGCCCGCCGGCACCACCGAGGGGATCGCCAAGCGCGAGGCCAAGAACCTCGGCCTGCCGGCCTGGGCGGGCAACAACCCGAAGCTCATCGATCCGCTCGAGGGCTTCCTCTACCCGGCGCGCTACGACATCAGCAAGGACAGCACGCCCGAGTCCCTGCTCAAGCAGATGGTCAAGAACGCGTCGGACAAGTACTCCGAGCTGGGCCTCGAGGGCAAGGCGAAGGAACTGGGGCTGGAGAACCCGCTCCAGGTGGTCACGGTCGCCAGCCTCGTCAACGCCGAGGGCAAGAACCACGAGGACTTCCGCAAGATGTCCGAGGTCGTCTACAACCGCCTGAAGAAGACCAACGACGTCACCAACCAGAAGCTCGAATTCGATTCGACCTTCAACTACATCAAGGGCACCAGCGACATCAACTTCTCCATGAAGGAGGCGAGGTCGCTCGACAACCCCTACAACACGCACTTCGTCAAGGGGCTGCCTCCCGGCCCGATCGGGAACCCCGGTGCCGACGCCCTGAGCGCTACGCTCAACCCCGACCACGGCGGCTGGATGTTCTTCGTGTCGGTCGACGGCGTCACGACGACCTTCACCCAGACCTACGAAGAGCACCAGACGCTCGTCGCGGAATTCCTCGAGCGGCAGAAGAAGAAGAACGGCGGTTAG
- the ruvX gene encoding Holliday junction resolvase RuvX: MTLRRGRRLAIDVGDARIGVASCDPDGVLATPVETVPGRDVPFAHRRLRQLVEEYEPLEVVVGLPRSLSGREGPAAAKVRAFAGELAKGIKPVTVRLVDERMTTVTAAQGLRASGRNAKKGRSVIDQAAAVVILQNALETERVSGNPPGECVEVVV; the protein is encoded by the coding sequence ATGACTCTGCGCCGCGGCCGCCGGCTGGCGATCGATGTGGGGGACGCCCGGATCGGGGTCGCCTCGTGCGACCCCGACGGGGTCCTGGCCACTCCGGTGGAAACCGTGCCGGGCCGGGACGTCCCGTTCGCCCACCGGCGGCTGCGGCAGCTCGTCGAGGAGTACGAGCCCCTCGAAGTCGTGGTCGGCCTGCCCCGCTCGCTCAGCGGGCGGGAGGGGCCGGCCGCGGCCAAGGTGCGCGCCTTCGCGGGCGAACTGGCGAAGGGCATCAAGCCGGTGACGGTCCGTCTGGTGGACGAGCGGATGACCACGGTCACCGCCGCCCAGGGCCTGCGGGCTTCCGGGAGGAACGCGAAGAAGGGCAGATCGGTCATCGACCAGGCGGCCGCTGTGGTGATCCTTCAGAACGCTCTTGAGACCGAACGGGTATCAGGTAATCCGCCCGGCGAGTGCGTCGAAGTGGTTGTCTGA
- the alaS gene encoding alanine--tRNA ligase encodes MESAEIRRRWLSFFEERGHAVVPSASLIADDPTLLLVNAGMVPFKPYFLGETKPPAPRATSVQKCVRTPDIEEVGKTTRHGTFFQMCGNFSFGDYFKEGAIEYAWELLTSSVADGGYGLEPEKLWITVYLDDDEAEQIWREKIGVPAERIQRLGKKDNFWSMGVPGPCGPCSEINYDRGPEFGVEGGPAVNDERYVEIWNLVFMQYERGAGDGKEDFPILGDLPSKNIDTGLGLERLAMILQGVQNMYETDTLRVVMDKATELTGVRYGAAKDTDVSMRVVADHIRTSVMLIGDGVTPGNEGRGYVLRRIMRRAIRNMRLMGATGPVVQDLVDVVIDTMGQQYPELVTDRKRIETVALAEEAAFLKAVKGGTNILDTAVTETKAAGGTVLSGDKAFLLHDTWGFPIDLTLEMAAEQGLSVDEPGFRRLMQEQRDRAKADAKAKKTGHADVSSYREIADRAGATEFTGYATNQGESTIVGLLVNGVSAPAASEGDDVEVVLDRTPFYAEGGGQLADQGRIKLDSGAVIVVRDVQQPVPGVSVHKGSVQVGEVTVGASAYAAIDVSRRRAIARAHSATHLTHQALRDALGPTAAQAGSENSPGRFRFDFGSPNAVPGTVLTDVEQKINDVLSRELDVTAEIMSIDEAKKQGAIAEFGEKYGERVRVVTIGDFSKELCGGTHVGNTAQLGLVKLLGESSIGSGVRRVEALVGVDAYNFLAKEHTVVAQLQELVKGRPEELPEKIASMLGKLKDAEKEIEKFRAEKVLQAAAGLARNAQDIHGVALVVGQVPDGTGADDLRKLVLDVRGRIQGDRPAVVALFTVANDRPLTVIATNEAARERGLKAGDLVRTAAKTLGGGGGGKPDVAQGGGQNPGAIPEAVSAVERLVAETA; translated from the coding sequence ATGGAGTCGGCTGAAATCCGCCGCCGCTGGCTGAGCTTCTTCGAGGAGCGCGGTCACGCCGTTGTCCCTTCGGCGTCGCTCATCGCGGACGACCCGACTCTGCTGCTGGTCAACGCCGGCATGGTCCCCTTCAAGCCGTACTTCCTCGGCGAGACCAAGCCCCCCGCCCCCCGCGCCACCAGCGTGCAGAAGTGCGTCCGTACCCCGGACATCGAAGAGGTCGGCAAGACCACCCGCCACGGCACGTTCTTCCAGATGTGCGGCAACTTCTCCTTCGGCGACTACTTCAAGGAAGGCGCCATCGAGTACGCCTGGGAGCTGCTCACCAGCTCCGTGGCGGACGGCGGCTACGGCCTGGAGCCGGAGAAGCTCTGGATCACGGTCTACCTCGACGACGACGAGGCCGAGCAGATCTGGCGCGAGAAGATCGGCGTGCCCGCCGAGCGCATCCAGCGCCTGGGCAAGAAGGACAACTTCTGGTCCATGGGCGTCCCCGGCCCCTGCGGCCCGTGCTCGGAGATCAACTACGACCGCGGCCCGGAGTTCGGCGTCGAGGGCGGCCCGGCCGTCAACGACGAGCGCTACGTGGAGATCTGGAACCTGGTCTTCATGCAGTACGAGCGCGGCGCCGGCGACGGGAAGGAGGACTTCCCGATCCTCGGCGACCTGCCGTCGAAGAACATCGACACGGGTCTGGGCCTCGAGCGTCTCGCCATGATCCTGCAGGGCGTGCAGAACATGTACGAGACCGACACCCTGCGCGTGGTCATGGACAAGGCCACCGAGCTGACCGGTGTGCGGTACGGCGCCGCCAAGGACACCGACGTGTCCATGCGCGTGGTCGCCGACCACATCCGCACCTCCGTCATGCTCATCGGCGACGGTGTCACCCCCGGCAACGAGGGCCGCGGGTACGTGCTGCGCCGCATCATGCGCCGCGCCATCCGCAACATGCGCCTCATGGGCGCCACGGGCCCGGTCGTCCAGGACCTCGTCGACGTCGTGATCGACACGATGGGGCAGCAGTACCCGGAGCTGGTCACCGACCGCAAGCGCATCGAGACCGTCGCGCTCGCCGAAGAGGCCGCCTTCCTCAAGGCCGTCAAGGGCGGCACGAACATCCTCGACACCGCCGTGACGGAGACCAAGGCCGCCGGCGGCACGGTCCTCTCCGGCGACAAGGCGTTCCTGCTCCACGACACCTGGGGCTTCCCGATCGACCTCACCCTCGAGATGGCCGCCGAGCAGGGCCTCTCCGTGGACGAGCCGGGCTTCCGCCGCCTCATGCAGGAGCAGCGGGACCGGGCCAAGGCCGACGCGAAGGCCAAGAAGACCGGCCACGCCGACGTCTCCTCGTACCGCGAGATCGCCGACCGCGCCGGCGCCACCGAGTTCACCGGCTACGCCACCAACCAGGGCGAGTCCACCATCGTCGGCCTGCTGGTCAACGGCGTCTCCGCGCCCGCCGCCTCCGAGGGCGACGACGTCGAGGTCGTCCTCGACCGCACCCCGTTCTACGCCGAGGGCGGCGGCCAGCTCGCCGACCAGGGCCGCATCAAGCTCGACTCGGGCGCCGTCATCGTCGTCCGCGACGTGCAGCAGCCGGTCCCCGGCGTCTCCGTGCACAAGGGCTCGGTCCAGGTCGGCGAGGTGACGGTGGGCGCCTCCGCGTACGCCGCCATCGACGTCAGCCGCCGCCGGGCCATCGCCCGCGCCCACTCGGCCACGCACCTGACGCACCAGGCGCTGCGCGACGCGCTGGGCCCGACGGCCGCCCAGGCCGGTTCGGAGAACTCGCCGGGCCGCTTCCGCTTCGACTTCGGTTCGCCGAACGCCGTTCCCGGCACGGTCCTCACCGACGTCGAGCAGAAGATCAACGACGTGCTCTCGCGCGAGCTGGACGTCACCGCCGAGATCATGAGCATCGACGAGGCGAAGAAGCAGGGCGCCATCGCCGAGTTCGGCGAGAAGTACGGCGAGCGCGTGCGCGTCGTCACCATCGGCGACTTCTCCAAGGAGCTGTGCGGCGGCACGCACGTCGGCAACACCGCCCAGCTGGGTCTGGTGAAGCTGCTCGGAGAGTCCTCCATCGGCTCCGGCGTGCGCCGCGTCGAGGCCCTCGTCGGCGTGGACGCCTACAACTTCCTCGCCAAGGAGCACACGGTCGTCGCCCAGCTCCAGGAGCTGGTCAAGGGCCGTCCGGAGGAGCTGCCGGAGAAGATCGCCTCCATGCTCGGCAAGCTGAAGGACGCCGAGAAGGAGATCGAGAAGTTCCGCGCGGAGAAGGTCCTCCAGGCCGCCGCCGGGCTCGCCCGGAACGCCCAGGACATCCACGGCGTCGCCCTCGTCGTCGGCCAGGTGCCGGACGGCACCGGCGCCGACGACCTGCGCAAGCTGGTCCTCGACGTCCGCGGCCGCATCCAGGGCGACCGCCCGGCCGTGGTGGCCCTGTTCACCGTGGCGAACGACCGCCCGCTGACCGTCATCGCCACCAACGAGGCCGCCCGCGAGCGCGGTCTCAAGGCCGGCGACCTGGTCCGCACGGCCGCCAAGACCCTCGGTGGCGGCGGTGGCGGCAAGCCGGACGTCGCGCAGGGCGGCGGCCAGAACCCGGGAGCCATCCCGGAGGCCGTCAGCGCCGTCGAGCGCCTCGTCGCAGAGACGGCCTGA
- a CDS encoding DUF6167 family protein, translating into MFRRAFWFTAGAAAGVWATTKVNRQLKKLTPESLAAQAADKAVEAGHRLKDFALDVKAGMTQREDELNDALGLSSDPDRPDNVTALPGPRRLRALEHDKTTPRSNRSAVTYNRNEDH; encoded by the coding sequence ATGTTCCGCCGAGCCTTCTGGTTCACCGCAGGCGCCGCCGCCGGCGTGTGGGCCACCACCAAGGTCAACCGGCAGCTCAAGAAGCTGACGCCGGAGAGCCTCGCCGCCCAGGCCGCCGACAAGGCCGTGGAGGCGGGCCACCGCCTCAAGGACTTCGCCCTCGACGTCAAGGCGGGAATGACGCAGCGCGAGGACGAGCTGAACGACGCACTGGGGCTCAGCAGCGACCCCGACCGGCCCGACAACGTCACCGCCCTCCCCGGGCCCCGGCGGCTGCGGGCCCTCGAACACGACAAGACCACCCCCCGATCGAACCGCTCGGCGGTTACGTACAACCGGAATGAGGACCACTGA
- a CDS encoding DUF948 domain-containing protein, which produces MSGGEVAGILVAVFWAILVSFLAVALARLAQVLKATTKLVADVTEQAVPLLADASTTVRSARTQLDRVDAIASDVQEVTSNASALSSTVASAFGGPLVKVAAFGYGVRRALGRTDEAPAKTTRRTVIVGRTVPSARRRKQKG; this is translated from the coding sequence GTGTCCGGTGGAGAGGTGGCCGGGATCCTCGTGGCCGTCTTCTGGGCCATCCTGGTGTCCTTCCTCGCAGTGGCGCTGGCGAGGCTGGCCCAGGTGCTCAAGGCGACCACCAAGCTGGTGGCCGACGTGACCGAGCAGGCCGTCCCGCTGCTGGCGGACGCCTCGACGACCGTCCGCTCCGCGCGCACCCAGCTGGACCGGGTCGACGCCATCGCGAGCGACGTCCAGGAGGTCACGTCCAACGCCTCCGCGCTCTCCTCGACCGTGGCCTCCGCCTTCGGCGGACCGCTGGTCAAGGTCGCGGCCTTCGGCTACGGCGTCCGCCGGGCCCTCGGCCGCACGGACGAGGCGCCCGCGAAGACCACCAGGCGAACCGTGATCGTCGGCCGCACCGTGCCGTCGGCCCGCCGCCGGAAGCAGAAGGGCTGA
- a CDS encoding ATP-binding protein, which yields MRQRTYGNLPSELSGFVGRGAELAGLGRLLESSRLVTVTGAGGVGKSRLALAAAGERADGAQERYCDGVWLVELAAVRDPDLLELTVAEALGLTDHTTRPPRTVLAEHLAGRRLLLVLDGFEQLVDEAAGLVRELLRGCPGLRVLAAGRRPLDLEGELVFPLAPPPPEEALALLAARARAADPAFAVTEANRADLTELCARLDGIPLALELAAGRLRTLSPAQLLARLEDRFALLTGGSRGALQRHRALRTAIGWSHELCTPAERLLWARLSVFAGPFDLAAAEYVCAGPDLPVESVLDLVGELLAQSVLFREETAAGVRYRLLETVRMYGAGWLESLGDAGRLRRRHRDWYLGLATWCELDWFSPRQAEVAALVETELPNLRLAMECSLDDPDEVHLGQYLAGTLWFYWAGCGRLTEGRHWLDRALEDSDQPVEYESSRLKALWVLGYVAALQGDAVASMSALHECRDAAARSGNPVAAAYAVHRLGCLALVSDDMARASELLGQALERYRDAGELNSNVLMCQVELAMALAFQGEPAGALSLCQEVREICEERGERWTKAYALYVLAYAALDAGAADEARQLLTECVAINHAFHDLVGLVLALELLALVAVAEGDPAEAAVLQGAAEPMWAGVGLQLFGSGYFNAPRLMCQERAGELLGAERYEAYAAEGRSLSREAVVVRAQHGPRGPQDGKTRRPRGGRRVSTSL from the coding sequence ATGCGACAGAGGACCTACGGCAATCTTCCCTCGGAGCTGAGCGGCTTCGTCGGCCGGGGTGCCGAACTCGCCGGGCTGGGGCGGCTCCTGGAGTCCTCGCGGCTGGTGACGGTGACCGGCGCCGGCGGGGTGGGCAAGTCCCGGCTGGCGCTCGCCGCGGCCGGGGAGCGGGCGGACGGCGCGCAGGAACGCTACTGCGACGGTGTGTGGCTGGTCGAACTGGCGGCCGTGCGGGATCCGGACCTGCTGGAGCTGACCGTAGCGGAGGCCCTCGGACTGACCGACCACACCACCCGGCCGCCCCGGACCGTACTGGCCGAGCACCTGGCCGGGCGGCGGCTGCTGCTGGTCCTGGACGGCTTCGAGCAGCTGGTCGACGAGGCCGCCGGGCTGGTGCGGGAGCTGCTGCGCGGCTGCCCGGGCCTGCGGGTGCTGGCGGCGGGCCGCCGACCGCTGGACCTGGAAGGGGAGCTGGTCTTCCCGCTGGCGCCGCCGCCGCCGGAGGAGGCGCTGGCCCTGCTCGCGGCCCGGGCCCGCGCGGCGGACCCGGCCTTCGCGGTCACGGAGGCGAACCGCGCGGACCTGACCGAGCTGTGCGCCCGCCTCGACGGGATCCCGCTGGCCCTGGAACTGGCGGCGGGCCGGCTGCGGACGCTGTCCCCGGCGCAGCTGCTGGCCCGCCTGGAGGACCGGTTCGCCCTGCTGACGGGAGGCTCGCGCGGGGCGCTGCAGCGGCACCGGGCGCTGCGTACGGCGATCGGCTGGAGCCACGAGCTGTGCACGCCGGCCGAGCGGCTGCTGTGGGCGCGGCTGTCGGTGTTCGCCGGACCGTTCGACCTCGCTGCGGCCGAGTACGTGTGCGCGGGTCCGGACCTGCCGGTGGAGAGCGTGCTGGACCTGGTCGGGGAGCTGCTGGCCCAGTCCGTCCTCTTCCGGGAGGAGACCGCGGCCGGAGTGCGCTACCGGCTGCTGGAGACCGTACGGATGTACGGAGCGGGCTGGCTGGAGTCGCTGGGTGACGCGGGCCGGCTGCGGCGGCGGCACCGGGACTGGTACCTGGGCCTGGCGACCTGGTGCGAGCTGGACTGGTTCAGCCCGCGGCAGGCGGAGGTGGCGGCGCTGGTGGAGACGGAGCTGCCGAATCTGCGCCTCGCGATGGAGTGCTCCCTGGACGATCCGGACGAGGTGCACCTGGGCCAGTACCTGGCGGGGACGCTGTGGTTCTACTGGGCGGGCTGCGGGCGGCTCACGGAGGGCCGGCACTGGCTGGACCGGGCCCTGGAGGACTCGGACCAGCCGGTGGAGTACGAGAGCTCGCGGTTGAAGGCGCTGTGGGTGCTGGGGTACGTCGCGGCCCTCCAGGGCGACGCGGTGGCCTCGATGAGCGCGCTGCACGAGTGCCGGGACGCGGCGGCGCGCAGCGGGAACCCGGTGGCGGCGGCGTACGCGGTGCACCGGCTGGGCTGCCTGGCCCTGGTCTCGGACGACATGGCGCGGGCGTCGGAGCTGCTGGGACAGGCGCTGGAGCGCTACCGGGACGCCGGGGAGCTGAACAGCAACGTGCTGATGTGCCAGGTGGAGCTGGCGATGGCGCTGGCCTTCCAGGGGGAGCCGGCCGGTGCGCTCTCGCTGTGCCAGGAGGTCCGGGAGATCTGCGAGGAGCGCGGGGAGCGCTGGACGAAGGCGTACGCCCTGTACGTCCTCGCGTACGCGGCGCTGGACGCGGGGGCGGCGGACGAGGCGCGGCAGCTGCTGACCGAGTGCGTGGCCATCAACCACGCCTTCCACGACCTGGTGGGGCTGGTGCTGGCGCTGGAGCTGCTGGCACTGGTCGCGGTAGCGGAGGGCGATCCGGCGGAGGCGGCGGTGCTGCAGGGCGCCGCGGAGCCGATGTGGGCCGGGGTGGGCCTGCAGCTCTTCGGCTCGGGGTACTTCAACGCGCCGCGGCTGATGTGCCAGGAGCGGGCGGGCGAGCTGCTGGGCGCCGAGCGCTACGAGGCGTACGCGGCGGAGGGGCGGAGCCTGAGCCGGGAGGCCGTGGTGGTACGGGCCCAGCACGGGCCCCGGGGTCCGCAGGACGGGAAAACCCGCCGCCCCCGAGGGGGACGGCGGGTTTCCACCAGTCTGTGA